A window of Lepidochelys kempii isolate rLepKem1 chromosome 1, rLepKem1.hap2, whole genome shotgun sequence contains these coding sequences:
- the ATF4 gene encoding cyclic AMP-dependent transcription factor ATF-4, translating to MSLLNNEMPLGDLLPPFNQLSSVAEESLGLLDDYLEVAKPLRSHGFSSDKAKAVSSNWLAVDSLGKNTDNSQEDAFSGMDWMVEKMDLKEFDFDALLGMDDLEATVSPDELMATLEDTCDLLDPPTQEIHDKEPPLITDPIIHHPESPIGVDQVASLTLLLSLPLSPGSLNSTPDQSFSLDLGSEVDVLEGDRKAEATTFVVVFPKLEKEEEAHSDDSGICMSPESYLGTPQQSPTTSVESLNDSQFPTDPICDSVRSKPYDHPAEKVVSAKVKGEKRADKKLKKMEQNKTAATRYRQKKRAEQEALSGECQELEQKNEALKEKADSLSKEIQYLKDLIEEVRKAKGKRAKVPE from the exons ATGAGCCTCTTGAACAACGAGATGCCGTTGGGGGATTTACTGCCCCCCTTCAACCAGTTGTCTTCGGTGGCTGAGGAAAGCCTAGGACTTCTAGATGACTACCTGGAGGTGGCCAAGCCCCTCCGTTCGCATGGGTTCTCCAGCGACAAGGCTAAGGCAGTCTCCTCCAATTGGCTGGCTGTGGATAGTTTGGGCAAAAACACAGATAACAGCCAGG AGGATGCCTTCTCAGGCATGGATTGGATGGTGGAGAAGATGGATCTGAAGGAATTTGACTTTGATGCCCTGTTAGGAATGGATGATTTGGAAGCCACCGTCTCTCCAGACGAGCTCATGGCCACGTTGGAAGACACGTGTGATCTATTAGACCCTCCTACCCAGGAAATTCACGACAAAGAACCTCCACTGATAACTGACCCAATCATCCATCACCCTGAATCTCCAATTGGAGTAGATCAGGTGGCCTCACTCACTCTCCTtttgtctcttcccctctccccaggatCCCTGAATTCCACTCCAGACCAATCTTTTAGTTTAGATCTAGGCAGTGAAGTTGATGTACTGGAAGGAGACAGAAAGGCAGAAGCCACCACATTTGTGGTGGTGTTCCCCAAGttggagaaagaggaggaagcCCACTCAGATGATAGTGGAATATGCATGAGCCCAGAGTCTTACCTGGGGACCCCCCAACAAAGTCCAACCACCTCTGTAGAATCTCTCAATGATAGTCAGTTTCCCACAGACCCCATTTGTGATTCAGTGCGGTCCAAACCATATGATCATCCTGCTGAGAAGGTAGTGTCAGCAAAGGTGAAGGGAGAAAAAAGAGCTGATAAAAAACTGAAGAAGATGGAGCAGAATAAGACAGCTGCCACACGTTACCGGCAGAAGAAGAGGGCAGAACAGGAGGCCCTGTCTGGGGAGTGCCAGGAGCTAGAGCAGAAGAATGAGGCATTGAAGGAGAAGGCCGATTCCCTGAGCAAAGAAATCCAGTATTTGAAAGATTTGATTGAAGAGGTCCGCAAGGCCAAGGGCAAAAGAGCCAAAGTCCCCGAGTAG
- the LOC140904462 gene encoding uncharacterized protein, with translation MQSSSAQVTMMESQNRKRAPAWTEREVRDLIAVWGEESVLSELRSSFRNAKTFVKISQGMKDRGHNRDPKQCRVKLKELRQAYQKTREANSRSGSEPQTCRFYDELHAILGGSATTTPAVLFDSFNGDGGNTEVGFGDKEDEEEEEVVDSSQQASGETGFPDSQELFLTLDLEPVPPEPTQGCLLDPAGGEGTSAACVSMITGSSPSQRLVKLRKKKKRTRDEMFSELMLSSHTDRAQTNAWRQIMSECRKAQNDREEKWRAEESKWRAEERAEAQMWRQRDERRQDSMLRLLEDQTSMLQCMVELQQRQLEHRLPLLPLCNQLPSSPSSIASTRRRPRTWWGGLRPTSHSTTEDCPKKRRLSFNKF, from the exons atgcagagctcatcagcacaggtgaccatgatggagtcccagaatcgcaaaagagctccagcatggaccgaacgggaggtacgggatctgatcgctgtttggggagaggaatccgtgctatcagaactccgttccagttttcgaaatgccaaaacctttgtcaaaatctcccagggcatgaaggacagaggccataacagggacccgaagcagtgccgcgtgaaactgaaggagctgaggcaagcctaccagaaaaccagagaggcgaacagccgctctgggtcagagccccaaacatgccgcttctatgatgagctgcatgccattttagggggttcagccaccactaccccagccgtgttgtttgactccttcaatggagatggaggcaatacagaagtaggttttggggacaaagaagatgaggaggaggaggaggttgtagatagctcacagcaagcaagcggagaaaccggttttcccgacagccaggaactgtttctcaccctagacctggagccagtaccccccgaacccacccaaggctgcctcctggacccagcaggtggagaagggacctctg ctgcatgtgtttcaatgatcacaggatcttctccttcccagaggctagtgaagcttagaaagaaaaaaaaacgcactcgcgatgaaatgttctccgagctcatgctgtcctcccacactgacagagcacagacgaatgcgtggaggcaaataatgtcagagtgcaggaaagcacaaaatgaccgggaggagaagtggcgggctgaagagagtaagtggcgggctgaagagagggctgaagctcaaatgtggcggcagcgtgatgagaggaggcaggattcaatgctgaggctgctggaggaccaaaccagtatgctccagtgtatggttgagctgcagcaaaggcagctggagcacagactgccactgctgcccctctgtaaccaactgccctcctccccaagttccatagcctccacacgcagacgcccaagaacgtggtgggggggcctccggccaaccagccactccaccacagaggattgccccaaaaaaagaaggctgtcattcaataaattttaa